In a genomic window of Passer domesticus isolate bPasDom1 chromosome 3, bPasDom1.hap1, whole genome shotgun sequence:
- the LATS1 gene encoding serine/threonine-protein kinase LATS1 isoform X3, whose protein sequence is MKRSEKPEGYRQMRPKTFPASNYTGSSQQMLQEIRESLRNLPKPSDAAKAEHSMGKMLPEDPRQGRNPPKFVTYHKVLQEIRNSLLPFANETTSAVKGTSEVNRQMLQDLQAAGFDEDMVIQALRQTNNRSIEAAIEFISKMSYQDPRREQMVAAAARPVNAAGAVQQSVNRKQSWKGSKESLVPQRHGPSLAEGVVYRSESPSSQPDVGRPLSGSGIAAFAQAHPANGQRVNPPPLPQIRSVTPPPPPPRGQTPPPRGTTPPPPSWEPNSQTKRYSGNMEYVISRISPVPPGAWQDGYPPPPMNPPPMNSSTQGQRGMSAVPIGRQPIIMQSSANSKFSFPSGRAGMQNGNCQAEFIVHQNVVSGNSVSRQPPPYPMNPNNRQSPTALQMQAGGSAPPSAYTNGNIPQAIMVPNRNSHNLELYNTNVAGIPASWSQPSPVQPQSSPGNGHDMPAWQPSIPVRSNSFNNHHGSRQSHSGSSQPSATTVTAITPAPIQQPVKSMRVLKPELQTALAPSHPSWMPQPVQTVQAIPFSDGPSTNMAVMSPVAEAPNYQGPPPPYPKHLLHQNPSVNLYEAGPKLNKEEPPPLSREDENEKNYECVDSTDKEKKQITTSPVPVRKNKKDEERRESRIQSYSPQAFKFFMEQHVENILKSHQQRLHRKKQLENEMMRVGLSPEARDQMRKMLCQKESNYIRLRRAKMDKSMFVKIKTLGVGAFGEVCLARKVDTNALYATKTLRKKDVLLRNQVAHVKAERDILAEADNEWVVRLYYSFQDKDNLYFVMDYIPGGDMMSLLIRMGVFPENLARFYTAELTCAVESVHKMGFIHRDIKPDNILIDRDGHIKLTDFGLCTGFRWTHDSKYYQSGDHARQDSMDFSSEWGDPANCRCGDRLKPLERRAARQHQRCLAHSLVGTPNYIAPEVLLRTGYTQLCDWWSVGVILFEMLVGQPPFLAQTPLETQMKVINWQTALHIPPQAKLTPEASDLIIKLCRGPEDRLGKNGADEIKAHPFFKTIDFSSDLRRQSAFYIPKIAHPTDTSNFDPVDPDKLWSDDDKEGNRNDTLNGWYKNGKHPEHAFYEFTFRRFFDDNGYPYNNPKPIEYEYGSSQNSEQQSDDDDDDEQASRAVQSRDLVYV, encoded by the exons ATGAAGAGAAGTGAGAAGCCAGAAGGTTATAGACAAATGAGGCCTAAAACTTTTCCTGCCAGTAATTATactggcagcagccagcagatGCTACAGGAAATACGAGAGAGCCTCAGGAATTTGCCTAAACCCTCAGATGCTGCTAAAGCTGAGCACAGCATGGGCAAGATGTTACCTGAAGATCCTAGACAAGGccgaaatccccccaaatttgTAACATATCATAAGGTTTTGCAGGAGATAAGAAACTCACTTCTGCCTTTTGCAAATGAAACAACCTCAGCTGTCAAAGGAACGTCAGAAGTTAATCGACAAATGCTGCAAGACTTGCAAGCTGCTGGCTTTGATGAG GATATGGTTATACAAGCTCTTAGACAAACTAACAACCGTAGTATAGAGGCTGCCATTGAATTTATAAGTAAAATGAGCTACCAGGATCCTCGTCGGGAGCAGAtggttgcagcagcagcaagaccTGTAAACGCAG CAGGGGCTGTCCAGCAGTCAGTTAACCGCAAGCAGAGCTGGAAGGGGTCGAAGGAGTCCCTGGTTCCTCAGCGGCAcggcccttccctggcagaggGCGTGGTTTATCGCTCCGAAAGCCCCAGCTCGCAGCCTGACGTAGGAAGGCCCTTATCTGGATCTGGCATTGCGGCGTTTGCTCAGGCTCATCCTGCCAATGGACAGAGAGTGAATCCCCCTCCTCTACCGCAGATAAGGAGTgtcactcctcctcctccacctcctcggGGGCAGACACCCCCTCCAAGGGGGACTACTCCTCCACCTCCTTCCTGGGAGCCAAATTCTCAAACAAAGCGGTACTCTGGAAACATGGAATATGTGATCTCCCGTATTTCTCCGGTGCCACCTGGAGCGTGGCAGGATGGTTATCCACCTCCACCTATGAATCCGCCTCCTATGAATTCATCCACACAGGGTCAGAGAGGCATGAGTGCTGTCCCCATTGGCAGGCAACCAATAATCATGCAGAGTTCTGCCAACAGCAAATTTAGTTTTCCCTCAGGAAGAGCTGGAATGCAAAATGGCAATTGTCAGGCAGAATTCATAGTTCACCAGAATGTGGTGTCTGGAAATTCGGTGAGTCGCCAGCCACCCCCGTACCCAATGAATCCAAATAACAGGCAGAGTCCCACAGCACTACAGATGCAggcaggaggatctgctcctcCTTCAGCTTACACTAATGGGAACATTCCTCAGGCAATAATGGTGCCAAACAGAAACAGTCACAACCTGGAACTTTACAACACAAATGTAGCTGGAATACCTGCGTCCTGGTCACAGCCTTCCCCCGTGCAGCCGCAGTCGTCGCCGGGCAATGGGCACGACATGCCTGCGTGGCAGCCCAGCATTCCCGTGCGCTCAAACTCCTTCAACAACCATCACGGCAGCAGGCAGAGTCActctggcagctcccagccctcgGCCACCACAGTGACAGCCATAACGCCAGCTCCCATTCAGCAGCCAGTGAAAAGCATGCGAGTGTTGAAACCAGAGCTGCAGACTGCCTTGGCACCCTCTCACCCTTCCTGGATGCCGCAGCCCGTGCAAACtgttcaggccattcccttctCCGACGGTCCCTCTACCAATATGGCAGTTATGTCTCCTGTTGCGGAGGCTCCGAATTACCAGGGTCCCCCACCACCTTACCCTAAACACTTGTTACATCAGAATCCTTCTGTCAATCTGTATGAGGCAGGACCCAAGCTCAACAAGGAGGAGCCACCTCCTTTATCCAGGGAGGATGAGAATGAAAAGAATTACGAATGTGTTGATTCAACAGataaagagaagaaacaaattACAACCTCACCTGTTCCTGTTagaaaaaacaagaaagatgaagaaagaaGAGAGTCTCGCATTCAAAGTTATTCCCCTCAAGCTTTTAAATTCTTCATGGAGCAGCATGTGGAGAATATACTGAAGTCACACCAGCAACGTTTGCACCGGAAAAAGCAACTAGAGAATGAAATGATGCGG GTTGGATTGTCACCAGAAGCCCGGGATCAAATGAGGAAAATGTTGTGCCAGAAAGAGTCAAATTACATTCGGCTAAGAAGAGCTAAAATGGACAAGTCAATGTttgtaaaaattaaaacccTGGGAGTTGGTGCATTTGGAGAAGTTTGCCTAGCAAGAAAGGTGGATACTAATGCTCTATATGCAACAAAGACTCTAAGGAAAAAAGATGTCTTGCTTAGAAATCAAGTTGCTCATGTTAAAGCTGAGCGGGATATCCTTGCAGAAGCTGATAATGAATGGGTAGTTCGCCTGTACTATTCATTCCAAGATAAGGACAATTTGTACTTTGTAATGGACTACATTCCAGGAGGTGATATGATGAGTCTCCTCATTAGAATGGGTGTCTTCCCAGAAAATCTGGCACGGTTCTACACAGCAGAACTGACGTGTGCAGTCGAGAGTGTTCATAAAATGGGCTTCATCCACAGAGATATTAAACCTGACAATATCTTGATAGACCGTGATGGCCATATCAAGCTGACTGACTTCGGGCTCTGTACTGGTTTTCGATGGACCCATGACTCAAAATACTACCAGAGTG GTGACCACGCCCGTCAGGACAGCATGGATTTCAGCAGTGAGTGGGGTGACCCGGCCAACTGCAGGTGTGGGGATCGGCTGAAGCCGCTGGAGCGCAGGGCTGCGCGGCAGCACCAGCGCTGCCTGGCCCATTCCCTGGTGGGCACGCCCAACTACATTGCACCTGAAGTGTTGTTACGAACAG GTTACACACAGTTGTGTGACTGGTGGAGTGTTGGAGTAATTCTCTTTGAGATGTTAGTGGGGCAGCCTCCTTTCCTGGCACAAACACCACTGGAAACACAAATGAAG GTTATCAACTGGCAAACTGCACTTCATATTCCACCTCAGGCTAAACTGACTCCAGAGGCCTCCGACCTTATTATTAAACTCTGCCGAGGGCCAGAAGATCGTTTGGGCAAAAACGGTGCAGATGAAATAAAAGCTCATCCATTTTTCAAAACAATTGATTTTTCAAGCGATCTACGGCGACAGTCTGCTTTCTACATTCCCAAAATTGCTCATCCTACGGACACGTCCAACTTTGATCCAGTTGATCCAGATAAATTGTGGAGTGATGACGATAAGGAGGGGAACAGAAATGATACCCTTAATGGGTGGtacaaaaatggaaaacatcCTGAACATGCTTTTTATGAGTTTACCTTCCGAAGGTTTTTTGATGACAATGGCTACCCATACAACAATCCAAAGCCCATTGAGTATGAGTATGGTAGTTCCCAAAACTCAGAACAGCAGtcagatgatgatgatgatgatgaacaGGCAAGTAGAGCAGTTCAGAGTCGTGATCTGGTTTATGTTTAG